The following are encoded together in the Juglans microcarpa x Juglans regia isolate MS1-56 chromosome 2D, Jm3101_v1.0, whole genome shotgun sequence genome:
- the LOC121251102 gene encoding LOW QUALITY PROTEIN: uncharacterized protein LOC121251102 (The sequence of the model RefSeq protein was modified relative to this genomic sequence to represent the inferred CDS: deleted 1 base in 1 codon), which translates to MKSHVEEIIFQGPSMPEKMLLNLPDPQLHLKIFSLGIERSMSFKLGMSFSATINENAPQFKTSKNGGTKLSDMITGTHS; encoded by the exons ATGAAGAGTCATGTGGAAGAGATCATATTTCAAGGGCCTAGCATGCCAGAGAAAATGCTTCTGAACCTTCCTGACCCCCAATTGCATCTCAAGATA TTCTCTTTGGGTATTGAAAGGAGTATGTCTTTCAAGTTGGGAATGTCTTTCTCCGCAACAATTAATGAGAATGCCCCCCAATTCAAAACCTCAAAAAATGGTGGCACAAAGTTGTCAGATATGATCACAGGTACACACTCATAA
- the LOC121249479 gene encoding probable glycosyltransferase At5g25310, translating into MSEFNDSMSVGVAKNEDVGVAIGDGGRSKGKDNDAEHGFELVVYRNLNTGSPSENVEHMKENLERVRNKGNSSFDEASDGRHSIPQEDILKLSDGVSMEKNPEENMRFKTEKSNGIDTTTQSPHLELPKKTSSITLTHLENVMSNATSSAGSSALQSDIVTLKNDSVMLTSSGKKKMRCNMPPKSITYLHEMNSILVRHRASSRSMRPRWSSVRDQEILAAKSQIEQAPVAINDPELHAPLFRNVSMFTKSYKLMERTLKVYVYRDGSKPIFHQPILKGLYASEGWFMKLMEGNNHFVVKDPRKAHLFYMPFSSRMLEYTLYVRNSHNRTNLRQYLKDYTEKIAAKYRYWNRTGGADHFLVACHDWAPYETRHHMERCIKALCNADVTAGFKIGRDVSLPETYVRSARNPLRDLGGKPPSQRHILAFYAGNMHAK; encoded by the exons ATGTCAGAGTTTAATGATTCGATGTCAGTTGGGGTGGCGAAAAATGAGGATGTTGGAGTAGCAATTGGGGATGGCGGTAGATCAAAGGGAAAGGACAATGATGCAGAACATGGTTTTGAACTTGTTGTGTATAGAAATCTAAATACTGGCTCTCCATCTGAAAATGTTGAACATATGAAGGAGAATTTGGAGAGAGTTAGAAATAAGGGAAATAGTTCTTTTGATGAGGCTAGTGACGGTAGGCATAGCATCCCTCAAGAAGACATTTTGAAATTGAGTGATGGAGTTTCTATGGAAAAAAATCCCGAAGAGAATATGCGTTTCAAAACAGAAAAATCCAATGGTATAGATACAACTACCCAATCCCCCCATCTGGAACTACCCAAGAAAACTTCATCAATCACCCTCACTCATCTTGAAAATGTGATGTCAAATGCAACCTCTTCTGCCGGTTCTTCTGCCCTGCAAAGTGATATAGtgactttaaaaaatgattctGTGATGTTGACTAGCTCtggaaagaagaagatgaggtgcAACATGCCGCCAAAGTCAATAACATATCTACATGAGATGAACAGCATACTAGTGCGGCACCGTGCTTCTTCACGTTCAATG AGACCACGATGGTCTTCTGTACGCGACCAGGAAATTCTAGCTGCAAAGTCTCAGATTGAGCAAGCACCTGTTGCAATAAATGATCCAGAACTTCATGCTCCTCTCTTTCGAAATGTTTCCATGTTTACAAA GAGTTACAAACTCATGGAACGCACACTCAAAGTTTATGTCTACAGAGATGGGAGTAAACCCATCTTTCATCAACCAATACTCAAGGGATTATATGCCTCGGAAGGATGGTTCATGAAGTTGATGGAGGGAAATAaccattttgttgtgaaggACCCTCGAAAGGCTCACCTGTTTTATATGCCATTTAGTTCCCGGATGCTAGAGTACACCCTTTATGTACGCAACTCTCATAACCGGACAAACCTACGCCAGTATTTGAAGGACTACACAGAGAAAATTGCAGCAAAATATCGTTACTGGAATAGAACTGGTGGTGCGGATCATTTTCTTGTTGCCTGTCATGACTGG GCTCCATATGAGACAAGGCACCATATGGAACGTTGCATAAAAGCTCTTTGCAATGCTGATGTGACTGCAGGCTTCAAAATTGGAAGGGACGTGTCTCTTCCAGAAACATATGTCCGGTCTGCCAGAAATCCTCTTAGGGATCTTGGAGGAAAACCTCCGTCTCAGAGGCACATTCTTGCCTTCTATGCCGGGAATATGCATG CAAAATGA